The following proteins are co-located in the Haloplanus sp. HW8-1 genome:
- a CDS encoding PAS domain-containing sensor histidine kinase — MSRQTGPELDPAYDDLHTGVALYDPDTGAVLDANDRLESIFGFTTDELRERRVATYTANTHAFSAAEFLARLRASAAGDPQEFVWRVKRADGELVWVRLYLSRRASGGRQDFVRAEVRDITQSYHTERREELFWRLLRHNLRNGANVLTGHGERIAAHAETERIRESAAVVRDTAVDLGRMAESVTEIEQAMRTDGERRRCVAAAIDDVADDLRAEHPAASVEITERERMWTDVDDSFVHAVSHALENAIVHGDGPRAAVRVTVGPSPNTGRVQIRIEDDNPPIPESELGALDDRAETTATSHGTGVGLFVMKWCIESLGGELEIETGTRRGNAVCIYLPPREPSNDAG, encoded by the coding sequence ATGTCACGTCAGACCGGTCCGGAACTCGACCCGGCCTACGACGACCTCCACACCGGCGTCGCGCTGTACGACCCGGACACCGGTGCGGTACTGGACGCGAACGACAGGCTCGAGTCGATATTCGGGTTCACGACCGACGAGCTACGCGAGCGTCGCGTCGCGACGTACACCGCGAACACGCACGCGTTCTCCGCGGCGGAGTTCCTCGCCCGGCTTCGTGCGAGCGCCGCGGGAGACCCCCAAGAGTTCGTCTGGCGCGTCAAGCGGGCCGACGGGGAACTCGTCTGGGTCCGACTGTACCTCTCGAGGCGGGCGTCCGGTGGACGGCAGGACTTCGTCCGAGCCGAAGTACGTGACATCACGCAGTCGTACCACACGGAGCGTCGGGAGGAGTTGTTCTGGCGACTCTTGCGGCACAACCTCCGGAACGGGGCGAACGTGCTCACTGGCCACGGCGAACGGATCGCGGCTCACGCCGAAACCGAACGGATCCGCGAGTCGGCCGCCGTCGTCCGCGACACGGCGGTCGATCTGGGCCGCATGGCCGAATCGGTCACGGAGATCGAGCAGGCGATGCGGACCGACGGGGAGCGGAGGCGGTGTGTCGCGGCCGCGATCGATGACGTGGCCGACGACCTCAGGGCCGAGCATCCCGCCGCGTCGGTCGAGATCACCGAACGCGAGCGGATGTGGACGGACGTCGACGACTCGTTCGTCCACGCCGTCTCTCACGCGCTCGAAAACGCCATCGTTCACGGCGACGGCCCGCGGGCGGCCGTCCGGGTGACGGTCGGTCCGTCGCCGAACACCGGGCGCGTCCAGATCCGGATCGAAGACGACAACCCGCCGATCCCGGAGTCCGAACTCGGCGCGCTCGACGACCGCGCGGAGACCACCGCCACGTCCCACGGGACCGGCGTCGGCCTGTTCGTGATGAAGTGGTGTATCGAGTCACTGGGCGGCGAACTCGAGATCGAAACCGGGACCCGCCGGGGGAACGCGGTGTGTATCTATCTGCCGCCGCGGGAGCCGTCGAACGACGCGGGCTGA
- a CDS encoding YcaO-like family protein — protein sequence MQIGIAGSGPAAESVRAALDDIDATATAAAPGELGSHPLGVVIAPAGAPAFEAADGVATRWLAVEIGGLGGTPFPGLDAAVTTFADGVGYRDLRERVASAADDDATDGSPSGNRSAVRLAGAVAGRRAVSLLSGADLAGTVVEVPGGERRVLPVPRPDDRDRDLRDTHREASLDDAIDRAERAVDDRVGLLTQVGERDSFPAPYYLAASADTTVYSDARAAAYAAGVDDDWDRAFMKALGEGLERYCAGVYRTAAFEEASPAARDRSVPPAVFVRPEGRTVDPSTPIPWVAGENLRTGEAVALPAEFVHYPPPTARHRPAITTGLGLGNAGVEALRSGLYEVIERDAAMLAWYSTYEPLGLSVDDEGFDALVARARAVGLSVTPSLITADVDVPVVAVAVHREGAWPRFALGSGADLDARAAARSALAEALQNWMELRTMGPEAAREEEGAIGRYADRPTATAEFTTPDDGVPAASVGPEATPTGEGELDAVVERAADADLSVYGARITTPDVAALGFEAVRVLSPEAQPLFVDEPYFGDRAETVPVDLGYEPRLDRQFHPYP from the coding sequence ATGCAGATCGGCATCGCGGGGAGCGGGCCGGCCGCCGAGTCGGTCCGGGCCGCACTCGACGACATCGACGCGACGGCGACGGCGGCGGCGCCGGGGGAACTCGGTTCACACCCGCTCGGGGTCGTGATCGCCCCGGCGGGCGCACCGGCGTTCGAGGCGGCCGACGGCGTGGCGACGCGCTGGCTCGCCGTCGAGATCGGCGGCCTCGGCGGGACCCCGTTCCCGGGACTCGACGCCGCGGTGACCACCTTCGCCGACGGCGTCGGCTATCGCGACCTGCGAGAGCGGGTGGCGTCGGCCGCGGACGACGACGCGACCGACGGATCCCCCTCGGGGAACCGCAGCGCCGTCCGTCTCGCGGGTGCGGTCGCCGGCCGCCGCGCCGTCTCCTTGCTCTCCGGGGCCGACCTCGCGGGGACGGTCGTCGAGGTGCCCGGGGGGGAGCGGCGCGTGCTTCCGGTCCCCCGCCCCGACGACCGGGACCGGGACCTGCGGGACACCCACCGCGAGGCGTCGCTCGACGACGCCATCGACCGGGCGGAGCGTGCCGTCGACGACCGGGTGGGGCTCCTCACGCAGGTGGGCGAGCGCGACTCCTTTCCCGCCCCCTACTACCTGGCGGCCAGCGCCGACACGACCGTCTACAGCGACGCCCGGGCGGCGGCCTACGCCGCCGGCGTCGACGACGACTGGGACCGCGCCTTCATGAAGGCCCTGGGGGAGGGACTGGAACGCTACTGCGCCGGCGTCTACCGGACCGCGGCGTTCGAGGAGGCATCCCCAGCGGCGCGGGACCGGAGCGTCCCGCCGGCGGTGTTCGTCCGCCCCGAGGGCCGGACGGTCGACCCGTCGACCCCCATTCCCTGGGTGGCCGGCGAGAACCTGCGGACCGGCGAGGCAGTCGCGCTGCCGGCGGAGTTCGTCCACTACCCGCCGCCGACCGCTCGACACCGGCCGGCTATCACCACCGGCCTCGGACTCGGCAACGCCGGCGTCGAGGCGCTCCGCTCGGGACTCTACGAGGTGATCGAACGCGACGCCGCGATGCTCGCGTGGTACTCGACGTACGAGCCGCTGGGGCTGTCGGTCGACGACGAGGGCTTCGACGCGCTCGTCGCCCGTGCCCGCGCCGTCGGGCTGTCCGTGACGCCCTCGCTGATCACCGCCGACGTTGACGTTCCCGTCGTCGCCGTCGCCGTCCACCGAGAGGGAGCGTGGCCGCGCTTCGCCCTCGGGTCGGGCGCCGACTTGGACGCTCGGGCGGCGGCGCGGTCCGCGCTCGCGGAGGCGCTCCAGAACTGGATGGAACTCCGGACGATGGGGCCGGAAGCGGCCCGCGAGGAGGAGGGCGCCATCGGCCGCTACGCCGACCGACCGACGGCGACCGCGGAGTTTACGACCCCCGACGACGGCGTGCCGGCCGCGAGCGTCGGTCCCGAGGCAACGCCGACGGGCGAGGGGGAACTCGACGCGGTCGTCGAACGGGCGGCCGACGCCGACCTCTCCGTCTACGGTGCCCGGATCACGACGCCGGACGTGGCCGCCCTCGGGTTCGAGGCGGTGCGCGTCCTGAGCCCCGAGGCACAACCGCTGTTCGTCGACGAGCCCTACTTCGGCGACCGGGCGGAGACGGTGCCCGTCGACCTGGGGTACGAACCCCGCCTCGATCG
- the tbsP gene encoding transcriptional regulator TbsP: MVAGANLHGWEFETVLETVFESAEELLLVDPTAEAVRALTAVTTATSDPPSVRMLADSRLLKEVMDDFVVASHAADHVAAGVLSVRTGGTGSTNALVVTEEAVWALVSVGDRVAALGTDEAEFVDAARDTYGAQWDPAPTFDLRTPPLSRVRETLGTEIGQDVRADFDAALDALDDARDTTSEFDEVTLILLVAAHNDVLLYDISKWGEDVGIASKATFSRTKTSLEEEGLIRTEKVPIDVGRPRLRLKLNEDRFDEVTPAELAAVTLNHST; encoded by the coding sequence ATGGTCGCCGGGGCGAACTTACACGGATGGGAGTTCGAGACGGTCCTCGAAACCGTGTTCGAGTCGGCGGAGGAACTGTTGCTGGTCGATCCGACGGCGGAAGCGGTTCGGGCGCTGACCGCCGTCACGACGGCCACGAGCGACCCGCCGTCGGTTCGGATGCTCGCCGACTCGCGGCTGCTGAAGGAGGTGATGGACGACTTCGTGGTGGCGAGCCACGCCGCCGACCACGTCGCCGCCGGCGTCCTCTCGGTGCGGACGGGGGGGACCGGAAGCACGAACGCGCTCGTCGTCACCGAGGAGGCGGTGTGGGCGCTGGTCTCCGTCGGGGACCGCGTGGCCGCACTCGGCACCGACGAGGCGGAGTTCGTCGACGCGGCCCGGGACACGTACGGGGCCCAGTGGGACCCCGCGCCCACGTTCGATCTGCGCACGCCCCCGCTCTCCCGGGTGCGCGAGACGCTCGGTACGGAGATCGGTCAGGACGTCCGTGCCGACTTCGACGCCGCCCTCGACGCCCTCGACGACGCCCGGGACACCACGAGCGAGTTCGACGAGGTGACGCTCATCCTCCTCGTCGCGGCGCACAACGACGTCCTCCTCTACGACATCAGCAAGTGGGGGGAAGACGTGGGCATCGCGAGCAAAGCGACGTTCTCCCGGACCAAGACCTCGCTGGAGGAGGAGGGACTCATCCGGACCGAGAAGGTGCCCATCGACGTAGGGCGTCCCCGACTCCGCTTGAAACTCAACGAGGATCGGTTCGACGAGGTGACGCCGGCGGAACTCGCCGCCGTCACGCTCAATCACTCCACCTGA
- the glyA gene encoding serine hydroxymethyltransferase, whose amino-acid sequence MDHDHVRATDPAVAEALTGEIERQRNTLSMIASENHASRAVLDAQGSVLTNKYAEGYPGERYYAGCAYADAVEELAVERARELWGADHVNVQPHSGTQANMAVYTAVLDPGDRILSLELEHGGHLSHGHPANFAGQLFEVEHYRVDPETGYLDYEGLAETADEFDPDAIVSGFSAYPRQVDWERIDAVADAVDAYHVADIAHITGLVAAGVHPSPVGVADFVTGSTHKTIRAGRGGIVMCGEEHADAIDNAVFPGVQGGPLMHNVAGKAVGFGEALDPSFAEYAEHVVANARALGEALADHGLSLVSDGTDTHLVLVDLRDSHPDLSGGDAEDALDATGIVLNGNTVPGETRSPFDPSGIRAGTAALTTRGFDEDAMREVADLIARVLDAPEDDEVLAAVSDRVDDLCDAHPLYE is encoded by the coding sequence ATGGACCACGACCACGTCCGTGCGACCGATCCGGCGGTGGCGGAAGCGCTCACCGGCGAGATCGAGCGCCAGCGAAACACGCTCTCGATGATCGCCTCGGAGAACCACGCGAGCCGTGCTGTCCTCGACGCCCAGGGGAGCGTTTTGACGAACAAGTACGCCGAGGGCTATCCCGGCGAGCGCTACTACGCGGGGTGTGCGTACGCCGACGCCGTCGAGGAACTCGCCGTCGAGCGTGCCCGGGAACTGTGGGGTGCCGACCACGTCAACGTCCAGCCCCACAGCGGAACGCAGGCGAACATGGCGGTGTACACCGCCGTCCTCGACCCGGGCGATCGCATCCTCTCGCTCGAACTCGAACACGGCGGTCACCTCAGCCACGGCCATCCGGCCAACTTCGCCGGACAGCTGTTCGAGGTCGAACACTACCGCGTCGACCCCGAGACGGGCTATCTCGACTACGAGGGGCTAGCTGAGACGGCCGACGAGTTCGATCCCGACGCCATCGTCTCCGGCTTTTCGGCTTACCCCCGACAGGTCGACTGGGAGCGTATCGACGCCGTCGCCGACGCCGTCGACGCCTACCACGTCGCCGACATCGCACACATCACCGGCCTGGTGGCCGCGGGCGTCCACCCCTCGCCCGTCGGCGTCGCCGACTTCGTCACCGGCAGCACCCACAAGACCATCCGCGCCGGCCGCGGCGGTATCGTCATGTGCGGCGAGGAACACGCCGACGCCATCGACAACGCCGTCTTCCCCGGCGTACAGGGCGGGCCGCTGATGCACAACGTCGCGGGCAAGGCGGTCGGGTTCGGCGAGGCGCTCGACCCCTCGTTCGCGGAGTACGCGGAGCACGTCGTCGCCAACGCCCGCGCCCTCGGCGAGGCGCTCGCCGACCACGGCCTCTCGCTGGTTTCCGACGGCACCGACACCCACCTCGTCCTCGTGGACCTCCGGGACTCCCATCCCGACCTCTCGGGGGGCGACGCCGAGGACGCCCTCGACGCGACGGGCATCGTCCTCAACGGCAACACCGTGCCCGGCGAGACCCGGTCGCCGTTCGACCCCAGCGGGATCCGGGCGGGCACCGCCGCCCTCACCACGCGTGGCTTCGACGAGGACGCGATGCGCGAGGTGGCGGACCTGATCGCCCGCGTCCTCGACGCGCCCGAGGACGACGAGGTCCTCGCGGCCGTGAGCGACCGGGTCGACGACCTCTGTGACGCCCATCCGCTGTACGAGTAA
- the fen gene encoding flap endonuclease-1 → MGNADLRQLAALSDVSWEEVANSVVAVDAHNWLYRYLTTTVKWTTDDVYTTAAGEEVANLVGIVQGLPRFFEHDLTPVFVFDGGVTELKADEVAERREQRERAEERLADAEERGDAVEAARLEARTQRLTDVILATTRELLSLLDVPVVDAPAEGEAQAAHMARRGDVDYAGSEDYDTLLFGAPLTLRQLTSKGSPELMDLAATLDRHGISWEGLIDVAILCGTDFNPGVDGVGPKTALRAIEEHGDLWAVLDAEGWQVANADRVRDLFRDPPVTDDYAVDLDIDPDVAAAREYVTEEWEVDADEVARGFERIEESLVQTGLDRWT, encoded by the coding sequence ATGGGCAACGCTGACCTCCGGCAACTCGCCGCCCTCTCGGACGTGTCCTGGGAGGAGGTGGCAAACAGTGTCGTCGCCGTCGACGCGCACAACTGGCTGTATCGCTACCTCACGACGACGGTCAAGTGGACCACCGACGACGTGTACACCACCGCGGCGGGAGAAGAGGTGGCGAACCTCGTCGGTATCGTTCAGGGACTCCCCCGGTTCTTCGAACACGACCTGACGCCCGTCTTCGTCTTCGACGGCGGCGTCACGGAGCTGAAAGCCGACGAGGTGGCCGAGCGACGGGAGCAGCGCGAACGCGCCGAGGAGCGACTGGCCGACGCCGAGGAGCGCGGCGACGCCGTCGAGGCCGCTCGCCTCGAAGCACGAACCCAGCGGCTCACGGACGTGATCCTGGCGACCACCCGGGAACTCCTCTCCCTGCTTGACGTCCCGGTCGTCGACGCGCCCGCGGAGGGCGAGGCACAGGCAGCACATATGGCTCGCCGGGGCGACGTCGACTACGCGGGCAGCGAGGACTACGACACCCTGCTGTTCGGCGCACCGCTGACACTCCGCCAACTGACGAGCAAGGGATCGCCGGAGCTGATGGATCTGGCGGCGACCCTCGACCGACACGGCATCAGCTGGGAGGGACTGATCGACGTGGCGATCCTCTGTGGGACGGATTTCAACCCCGGGGTCGACGGCGTCGGCCCGAAGACCGCGCTCCGGGCCATCGAGGAACACGGTGACCTGTGGGCTGTCCTCGACGCCGAGGGCTGGCAGGTTGCCAACGCCGACCGCGTTCGGGACCTCTTTCGGGATCCCCCGGTGACCGACGACTACGCGGTCGACCTCGATATCGACCCGGACGTGGCCGCCGCCCGCGAGTACGTCACCGAGGAGTGGGAGGTCGACGCGGACGAAGTGGCTCGCGGGTTCGAACGCATCGAGGAGTCGCTGGTACAGACGGGACTGGACCGCTGGACCTGA
- a CDS encoding AI-2E family transporter, producing the protein MAEFRLARFRLGWWSLGLALGAALTYVVYAFVGTFVFGVFIYYATRPIYRRLRRVIRPPSLAAAVSLFALALPALLLVIYALSIALRELLKYVSSGAFDPSRWPFLDAQTLDNVADPAALLGLDPERYLSAEGLRSLLASLGSAADTMAFLGVGAIHLFVMLALAFYLLRDGGRLSRWALGRFGDDRGILEAYGRAVDRDFKGIFFGNILNAVLTGSIAVLTYSVLNVYAPAGLRIPAAPLVGLLAGVASLVPIVGMKLVYVPVAVYLAGVGLLTDPTALWFVAAFALLSFVVVDTIPDLVLRPYVSGRSLHVGSLMIAYTFGPLLFGWYGIFLAPMLLVLIVHFARLVLPELVGTKPIQPYAVDPGTLSVDAAVDSDTEDDADSQD; encoded by the coding sequence ATGGCGGAGTTTCGACTGGCCCGGTTTCGCCTCGGGTGGTGGAGTCTCGGACTCGCCCTCGGGGCTGCACTGACCTACGTCGTCTACGCCTTCGTCGGGACGTTCGTCTTCGGCGTGTTCATCTACTACGCCACCCGGCCCATCTACCGCCGGCTCCGGCGAGTGATCCGCCCCCCGAGCCTGGCGGCTGCCGTCTCGCTGTTTGCGCTCGCGCTCCCCGCGCTCCTGCTGGTGATCTACGCCCTGAGCATCGCCCTCCGTGAACTACTGAAATACGTCAGCAGCGGGGCCTTCGACCCCTCTCGGTGGCCGTTTCTCGACGCCCAGACGCTCGACAACGTCGCCGACCCGGCAGCGCTACTCGGACTCGATCCGGAGCGGTACCTCTCGGCCGAGGGGCTGCGGTCGCTGCTCGCGTCGCTCGGCTCGGCGGCCGACACCATGGCCTTCCTCGGTGTTGGCGCCATTCACCTGTTCGTCATGCTCGCGCTCGCCTTCTACCTGCTCCGTGACGGGGGCCGGCTCTCCCGGTGGGCGCTCGGCCGGTTCGGCGACGACCGCGGCATCCTCGAGGCGTACGGCCGCGCCGTCGATCGTGATTTCAAGGGTATCTTCTTCGGGAACATCCTCAACGCGGTGCTGACCGGGAGCATCGCCGTACTGACGTACTCCGTCCTGAACGTCTACGCGCCGGCGGGGCTCCGCATCCCGGCTGCGCCCCTCGTTGGACTGCTCGCTGGCGTCGCGAGCCTGGTCCCCATCGTCGGCATGAAACTCGTCTACGTGCCGGTGGCTGTCTACCTCGCCGGCGTCGGATTGCTGACCGATCCGACCGCGCTCTGGTTCGTCGCCGCCTTCGCGTTGCTCTCGTTCGTCGTCGTCGACACCATCCCCGACCTCGTCCTCCGCCCGTACGTCTCCGGGCGGAGCCTCCACGTCGGGAGCCTGATGATCGCCTACACCTTCGGCCCGCTCCTCTTTGGCTGGTACGGCATCTTCCTCGCGCCGATGCTACTGGTCCTGATCGTCCACTTCGCACGGCTGGTGTTACCCGAACTCGTCGGGACGAAGCCCATCCAGCCCTACGCTGTCGACCCCGGGACCCTGAGCGTCGACGCGGCCGTCGACTCGGATACCGAGGACGACGCGGATTCACAGGACTGA
- a CDS encoding tetrahydrofolate dehydrogenase/cyclohydrolase catalytic domain-containing protein — protein MTLVIDGDAVAADVRDGLSGAIGTLADAGVTPTLATVLMSDDPASETYVSMKQQDCAEVGIEARDVELDPEAPAAALFDTVEDLNADPEVNGILVQMPVPDHIEDRNVIRAIDPAKDVDGFHPENVGRLVAGDPVFKPCTPHGVLKLLDAADVEMEGADVTVVGRSNIVGKPLANLLIQKADYGNATVTVCHSRTENLAEKTRRADVVVAAAGVPELVDGSMLTEGTVVIDVGVNRVERGGESTLVGDVDFQSAREKARAITPVPGGVGPMTRAMLLYNTVTATGRQADVPVDLP, from the coding sequence ATGACCCTCGTTATCGACGGCGACGCGGTGGCGGCGGACGTACGCGACGGCCTCTCGGGTGCCATCGGGACGCTCGCCGACGCCGGGGTGACGCCCACGCTCGCGACCGTCCTCATGAGCGACGACCCCGCCAGCGAGACGTACGTCTCGATGAAACAGCAGGACTGTGCGGAGGTGGGCATCGAGGCCCGCGACGTGGAACTCGATCCCGAGGCGCCCGCCGCGGCGCTGTTCGACACGGTCGAGGATCTGAACGCCGACCCCGAGGTGAACGGTATCCTCGTCCAGATGCCCGTCCCGGACCACATCGAGGACCGGAACGTGATCCGGGCCATCGATCCCGCGAAGGACGTGGACGGCTTCCACCCAGAGAACGTCGGTCGGCTGGTGGCCGGCGACCCCGTGTTCAAACCCTGTACACCCCACGGGGTCCTGAAACTCCTCGACGCGGCGGACGTGGAGATGGAGGGTGCCGACGTGACCGTCGTCGGGCGGTCGAACATCGTCGGCAAACCGCTCGCCAATCTCCTGATACAGAAGGCCGACTACGGCAACGCGACGGTGACGGTCTGTCACTCCCGCACCGAGAACCTGGCGGAGAAGACCCGACGCGCGGACGTGGTGGTCGCGGCCGCCGGCGTCCCCGAACTCGTCGACGGATCGATGCTCACCGAGGGCACCGTCGTGATCGACGTGGGTGTCAACCGCGTCGAGCGCGGGGGCGAGTCGACGCTCGTCGGCGACGTGGACTTCCAGAGCGCACGGGAAAAGGCACGAGCCATCACGCCCGTCCCCGGCGGCGTCGGGCCGATGACCCGTGCGATGCTCCTCTACAACACCGTCACGGCGACGGGTCGACAGGCCGACGTGCCGGTCGACCTACCCTAA
- a CDS encoding DUF7117 family protein, translating into MKIRGRRECRDCGCRWSYYETGSVACPDCESLRSVGVDEDRTLHTDAPATLDLTPYRTAAADDDLHAVVDDCKSDLRAYLRRRGFVDGGTLRPLDETVVAAAELLQVVDAFDRRRSPTDAEHTYLLALLRDADGGERPSPDAVPEELAAARGLGDANAVDAYRRDLLEWLDDHPDGAARRTLGTLRERVKRVEALQGDVSPSAAEALVRAAREVGTYLADGDDSALAAARDRLG; encoded by the coding sequence ATGAAGATCCGCGGCCGACGGGAGTGTCGGGACTGTGGCTGCCGGTGGTCGTACTACGAGACGGGGAGTGTCGCGTGCCCGGACTGCGAGAGCCTCCGCAGCGTCGGGGTCGACGAGGATCGAACCCTCCATACGGATGCGCCCGCGACGCTCGATCTGACGCCGTACCGGACCGCCGCGGCGGACGACGACCTCCACGCCGTCGTCGACGACTGCAAGAGCGACCTGCGGGCGTACCTCCGGCGGCGCGGCTTCGTCGACGGGGGCACGCTCCGCCCGCTCGACGAGACGGTGGTCGCCGCGGCCGAACTGCTCCAGGTCGTCGACGCGTTCGACCGACGCCGCTCGCCGACCGACGCCGAACACACGTACCTGCTCGCCCTCCTGCGCGACGCTGACGGGGGGGAGCGCCCCAGTCCCGACGCCGTCCCCGAGGAACTGGCCGCGGCCCGCGGCCTGGGCGATGCGAACGCCGTCGACGCGTACCGTCGGGACCTGCTGGAGTGGCTCGACGACCATCCGGACGGGGCGGCCAGGCGGACCCTCGGGACGCTCCGCGAACGGGTCAAGCGGGTGGAGGCGCTCCAGGGCGACGTCTCCCCGTCGGCGGCCGAAGCGCTGGTACGGGCGGCCCGCGAGGTGGGGACCTACCTCGCCGATGGCGACGACTCGGCGCTGGCGGCCGCGCGCGACCGGTTAGGGTAG
- a CDS encoding universal stress protein: MYENILLATDGSIASRDATAHAIGLADLHDAMLHALYVVDSDVYSAYSGDEYVDEHEGPEHGLEEAGEDALATVTDRAADRGVEVIETLRHGRPHEEIVDYADEESVDLIVLGTRRHPEEYRSLLGSVTDRVVRLSDEPVVVVKTPVES; the protein is encoded by the coding sequence ATGTACGAGAACATCCTGCTCGCGACGGACGGAAGCATCGCCTCGAGGGACGCGACGGCACACGCGATCGGCCTGGCCGACCTCCACGACGCCATGTTGCACGCCCTCTATGTCGTCGACAGCGACGTCTACTCCGCGTATAGCGGCGACGAGTACGTCGACGAACACGAGGGACCGGAACACGGCCTCGAAGAGGCCGGCGAGGACGCGCTCGCGACGGTGACCGATCGGGCGGCCGACCGCGGCGTCGAGGTGATCGAGACGCTTCGACACGGCCGCCCACACGAGGAAATCGTCGACTACGCGGACGAGGAGTCCGTCGACCTGATCGTCCTCGGCACCCGGCGTCACCCCGAGGAGTACCGCAGTCTCCTCGGTTCGGTCACCGACCGCGTCGTCCGCCTGTCCGACGAACCGGTGGTCGTCGTCAAGACGCCGGTGGAGTCGTGA